One Maribacter cobaltidurans genomic window carries:
- a CDS encoding site-specific integrase has translation MQTSKTFTIHFWLSMAKKKDDFAPIYARITVDGKRAEISLKRFTSVTYWDTRSKRSTLRTSDGKALNVYLDQVYSDLLACHKQLLGESKYVTAQAIKARYLGEDEQHKSLLQLVTYHNKNMVSVLKPGTLKNYFTTERYIKRYLKHKLKTNDVFLKHLSYKFIIDFEQFLRNGKSINRSQPLKNNGVMKHLERLKKMMNLALRLEWIEKDPFVRFSLKFTKHQRAFLSQSELEVLESGKLSKGMHQKTRDVFVFACYTGLSYIDVKLLCDDHIVRGIDGDYWIFTKREKNGEAVKIPLLDKALDILKKYDQEPKGKQEELLPVFSNQKINKYLKEIAAILKINKKLTFHAARHTFATTVTLSNGVPIETVSKLLGHTKLSTTQIYARVIEQKVSSDMRSLRSKLNTTDKAETRVHYQ, from the coding sequence ATGCAGACTTCAAAGACTTTTACCATTCATTTTTGGCTGAGTATGGCCAAGAAAAAAGATGATTTCGCCCCCATTTATGCCCGAATCACGGTCGATGGAAAACGTGCAGAAATCAGTTTAAAACGATTTACATCGGTTACCTATTGGGATACCCGTTCCAAAAGGTCAACACTTAGGACTTCCGATGGCAAGGCACTAAATGTTTACCTTGACCAAGTGTATTCCGATTTGTTGGCTTGCCACAAACAGCTTCTGGGCGAATCCAAATATGTTACCGCCCAAGCAATCAAGGCCCGTTACCTTGGGGAAGATGAACAGCACAAATCGCTGCTTCAACTGGTTACCTACCACAACAAGAATATGGTTTCGGTACTCAAGCCGGGAACGCTGAAAAATTATTTCACTACGGAACGCTACATTAAAAGGTATTTGAAGCACAAATTGAAAACCAATGACGTTTTCCTGAAACATCTTTCCTATAAATTCATCATTGACTTTGAACAGTTCCTGCGCAACGGAAAATCCATAAACCGTTCCCAGCCCCTAAAGAACAACGGGGTTATGAAACATCTGGAACGTTTGAAAAAGATGATGAACCTTGCACTTCGATTGGAATGGATCGAGAAAGACCCTTTTGTGAGATTCTCGCTAAAGTTCACAAAACACCAACGGGCATTTTTATCCCAGTCGGAACTTGAAGTTTTGGAATCCGGTAAGCTTTCCAAAGGGATGCACCAGAAAACAAGGGACGTTTTTGTTTTTGCCTGTTATACGGGCTTGTCCTATATTGATGTGAAATTGCTCTGTGATGACCATATTGTACGTGGCATTGATGGGGATTACTGGATATTTACTAAGAGGGAAAAGAACGGTGAGGCGGTTAAAATCCCCCTGTTGGATAAAGCCCTTGACATCCTGAAAAAGTATGACCAAGAACCTAAAGGCAAGCAAGAAGAACTGTTGCCGGTGTTTTCCAATCAGAAAATCAACAAGTATTTGAAGGAAATTGCGGCAATTCTAAAAATTAATAAAAAGCTTACGTTCCACGCGGCAAGGCATACGTTTGCAACCACCGTCACGCTTTCCAACGGGGTGCCCATTGAGACCGTTTCAAAATTGTTGGGGCATACAAAGCTTTCCACAACGCAAATCTACGCGAGGGTCATCGAACAAAAAGTGTCATCGGATATGCGTTCGTTGCGCAGTAAATTAAACACCACGGACAAGGCCGAAACAAGGGTGCATTATCAATAA
- a CDS encoding GDCCVxC domain-containing (seleno)protein, producing the protein MEVILKSTVTCPHCGHQKEEEMPTTSCQFFYDCENCNKVLKPKQGDCCVFCSYGSVACPPIQSGTSCCN; encoded by the coding sequence ATGGAAGTGATTCTAAAATCCACTGTTACCTGTCCACACTGTGGTCACCAAAAAGAGGAGGAAATGCCAACAACTTCCTGCCAATTCTTCTACGACTGTGAGAATTGCAATAAAGTATTAAAACCAAAACAGGGTGATTGTTGCGTTTTTTGTTCATATGGCTCCGTGGCTTGCCCGCCCATTCAATCCGGTACTAGTTGCTGTAATTGA
- the merTP gene encoding mercuric transport protein MerTP: MKKTITSNQGTFAGLFSAIVASLCCITPVLALFSGATGVASTFSWIEPYRPVLIGLTLLTLGFAWYQKIKSLPQDIDCVCGDDKPKFIQSKTFLFLVTIFAGIMLAFPYYSHLFYPNSNIEKQVVYVSESNLGELNYSIQGMTCAGCEAHIEHEVNQLNGILEVDANYETSSAIVKYDMGKVTPEEIESAIAKTGYKIVD, from the coding sequence ATGAAAAAGACGATAACCTCCAATCAAGGTACTTTTGCTGGCCTTTTCTCCGCGATTGTGGCCTCTCTATGCTGTATTACACCTGTATTGGCATTGTTTTCAGGTGCCACAGGTGTTGCCTCCACTTTTTCCTGGATAGAGCCTTACAGGCCAGTTTTAATAGGCCTCACCCTTTTGACCCTAGGTTTTGCCTGGTACCAAAAAATAAAATCACTCCCACAAGATATTGATTGTGTCTGCGGGGATGACAAGCCTAAATTCATCCAATCAAAAACATTTCTGTTTTTGGTGACCATTTTTGCGGGTATTATGTTGGCATTTCCCTATTACTCACATTTGTTTTATCCCAATTCAAATATCGAGAAACAGGTCGTTTACGTATCCGAAAGCAATTTAGGTGAATTGAACTATTCCATTCAGGGAATGACGTGTGCGGGTTGCGAAGCCCATATCGAGCACGAAGTCAATCAATTGAACGGTATTTTGGAAGTGGATGCGAACTACGAAACATCCAGTGCTATTGTAAAGTATGATATGGGTAAGGTAACACCTGAAGAAATAGAATCCGCCATTGCAAAAACAGGTTACAAAATCGTAGACTAA
- a CDS encoding ArsR/SmtB family transcription factor — protein sequence MKLEISCTRAEADHQQILRCKEDLNRTADSIEDVSRLMALAGNEVRFKILFLLQKEIELCPCDFADILEMSVPAISQHLRKMKDAKIIGARRQGQTIFYHISKKNEAFFAAILSNIQSKRKIA from the coding sequence ATGAAACTTGAAATCAGCTGTACCAGAGCAGAGGCAGACCATCAACAAATTCTTCGTTGTAAAGAAGATTTGAACAGAACAGCTGATTCCATAGAGGATGTAAGCAGATTGATGGCACTTGCAGGCAATGAAGTTCGCTTTAAAATATTGTTCCTGTTGCAAAAGGAGATTGAGTTATGCCCCTGCGACTTTGCAGATATTTTGGAAATGAGTGTTCCCGCTATTTCACAACATTTACGTAAAATGAAAGATGCTAAAATCATTGGTGCCCGCAGGCAGGGTCAGACCATTTTCTATCACATATCAAAGAAGAATGAAGCTTTTTTTGCCGCTATTTTAAGTAATATTCAATCTAAAAGAAAAATTGCGTAA
- a CDS encoding IS110 family RNA-guided transposase, which translates to MKIYGIDLSKEKFDVSYVITGEEKKRIVKNDFKGICSFLKQVEDNCILVAEHTGTYGDLLVHLCYQFQVKIALVSGYNIKHSLGLQRGKSDSKDAYRIRKYGERFTEELHLTEPKPESVKELKELYSLREQLSKNRTSLLLGMKTRKHGPSQSIVAHRSYQRAIMNVEIEIGSIEKEIEKIVQSDSDLKDNYKLITSIKGIGPVIANNLIIKTENFKRITTAKKAAAFAGVCPYPNSSGKTSMKSKTSHLADKKLKSLLFLAAKTAVAHNKEYSLYAQRKKLEGKPYFLIMNNVSNKILRTVYGVVQNRKPYDINHICMDPRNIARPYLSFKDN; encoded by the coding sequence ATGAAAATATATGGAATCGACCTGTCCAAAGAGAAATTTGACGTAAGCTATGTTATTACAGGTGAGGAGAAAAAAAGGATTGTAAAAAATGACTTTAAGGGTATCTGCAGCTTTTTGAAACAAGTTGAAGATAACTGTATCCTGGTAGCTGAACATACGGGAACTTATGGAGACCTGTTAGTTCATCTCTGTTACCAGTTCCAAGTCAAAATAGCATTGGTCTCCGGCTATAACATTAAGCATAGCTTGGGGTTGCAACGGGGAAAGAGTGATTCGAAGGATGCTTATCGTATCAGGAAATACGGTGAGAGGTTCACTGAAGAATTGCACTTAACAGAGCCAAAGCCCGAGTCGGTCAAAGAGCTCAAGGAACTTTATAGTTTGCGGGAACAGTTGTCAAAGAACAGAACATCCCTTTTATTGGGAATGAAAACAAGAAAGCATGGTCCTTCACAGAGTATTGTGGCTCATAGAAGCTATCAGAGAGCCATTATGAATGTGGAAATTGAAATTGGGTCCATCGAAAAGGAAATCGAAAAAATCGTTCAGAGCGATTCCGATTTAAAGGATAACTACAAGCTTATTACAAGTATCAAAGGCATTGGCCCGGTAATCGCAAACAATCTGATCATCAAAACTGAAAACTTCAAACGTATTACAACGGCCAAAAAGGCTGCGGCCTTTGCCGGGGTATGCCCATATCCAAATTCCTCCGGAAAAACGTCCATGAAGTCCAAGACCAGTCATCTAGCCGACAAAAAACTAAAATCATTGTTGTTCCTAGCCGCCAAGACTGCCGTGGCGCACAATAAGGAGTATAGTCTGTATGCACAACGTAAAAAACTTGAGGGAAAACCTTATTTCCTGATAATGAACAATGTGTCCAATAAAATTTTAAGAACCGTTTATGGAGTGGTCCAAAATAGGAAACCATACGATATCAACCATATTTGCATGGACCCTAGAAATATAGCCAGGCCATACTTGTCGTTCAAGGACAACTAA
- a CDS encoding DUF932 domain-containing protein: MYLSNLQQDDIFVPSEMKSLKSLTQMESRRGLENAIISNGKIVNVISNSYGHVPNELFFKKAEEMLTDAKLNYQKRTINRDDRSFITDFIIDDNSQFSVKNEKDLILPMLRFKNSYDGSEKTSGHFGFYREVCSNGLHVSQAEIEFAIKHSKNNTDLIMPRLNNLFDKFVDNEFYTITEKFDRMREFQIIDTKEFVRKILESTKLFRYECSDKNNDPSKKSREVLEILDNEALLLNEAPNLWIGYNAFNQMLHNTLKKSFSQQERLDKKLFDAVYEMA, from the coding sequence ATGTATTTATCAAATTTACAGCAGGATGACATCTTCGTTCCATCAGAAATGAAATCCTTGAAAAGCCTGACCCAGATGGAATCCCGACGGGGACTTGAAAATGCCATAATTTCCAATGGTAAAATTGTCAACGTAATATCAAACAGCTACGGCCACGTACCCAATGAGCTCTTCTTCAAGAAAGCCGAAGAAATGTTGACCGATGCCAAGCTGAATTATCAGAAACGAACGATCAACAGGGATGACAGGTCATTTATAACCGATTTTATCATCGATGACAACAGCCAATTCTCGGTCAAGAATGAAAAAGACCTGATATTGCCAATGCTGCGGTTCAAGAATTCCTATGATGGTAGCGAAAAGACATCGGGACATTTTGGCTTTTATAGGGAGGTTTGCTCCAATGGCCTGCACGTTTCACAGGCCGAAATCGAGTTCGCCATCAAGCATAGTAAGAACAATACCGACCTGATAATGCCAAGGTTGAATAATCTGTTCGATAAGTTCGTAGATAATGAATTCTACACGATTACTGAGAAGTTCGACAGAATGAGGGAATTTCAAATCATCGACACCAAAGAATTTGTAAGGAAAATTCTGGAAAGCACTAAATTGTTCCGGTATGAATGTAGCGATAAGAACAACGATCCTTCAAAGAAATCCCGTGAAGTCCTTGAAATTTTGGATAATGAAGCGTTGTTGCTCAATGAAGCTCCAAATTTGTGGATAGGCTATAATGCTTTTAATCAAATGCTTCACAATACATTGAAGAAAAGCTTTTCACAACAGGAACGCTTGGACAAAAAACTGTTCGATGCCGTTTATGAAATGGCTTAA
- a CDS encoding DUF1259 domain-containing protein → MKKLLIVLSILGLLVACNNRNEKPKEDKNPKIEKSVSRDSMNLVQQNSFNVNEIDGFWNKKLADNKEFYKVTFPRTDIHLKIDGVSVEAGLAYTSWIAYRPMGKNTQIMGDMVLLDNEIPKVIPYLKENGILITAVHNHLLREQPRLIYMHIAGNGDALELSKIMKGAYALTATPLTETSNKNENKGMDWAPVKKILGENGKEGGNLLKYGFPRKGAITMNGNTMPSTFGIATAIGFQAINKNEAVITGDFVMKAEEVNAVITELAKNNIEVAALHNHMLFEKPRLFYMHFWAKGNPEELAKGFKAALDQTSSVQ, encoded by the coding sequence ATGAAAAAGCTACTGATTGTATTAAGTATTTTGGGATTATTAGTTGCCTGCAATAATCGCAATGAAAAACCCAAAGAAGATAAAAACCCAAAAATTGAAAAATCTGTTTCTCGGGATTCAATGAATTTGGTTCAGCAAAATTCATTTAATGTTAATGAAATAGACGGTTTCTGGAACAAAAAACTTGCGGACAATAAAGAATTTTACAAAGTTACCTTTCCCCGTACCGATATTCACCTAAAAATTGATGGGGTGTCTGTGGAGGCGGGCTTGGCTTATACTTCCTGGATAGCCTACCGCCCAATGGGGAAGAATACGCAAATTATGGGGGATATGGTTTTGTTGGACAACGAAATTCCCAAGGTCATACCTTATTTAAAAGAAAACGGCATTTTAATAACCGCCGTTCATAACCATTTGTTACGGGAACAACCACGGCTGATTTATATGCACATCGCGGGAAATGGTGATGCTTTGGAGCTATCTAAAATTATGAAAGGTGCCTACGCGCTTACCGCCACGCCATTGACCGAAACATCAAATAAAAACGAAAACAAGGGAATGGATTGGGCTCCGGTTAAGAAGATCCTGGGGGAGAATGGCAAAGAAGGTGGAAATTTATTGAAATATGGTTTCCCCAGGAAAGGGGCTATTACTATGAACGGCAACACTATGCCTTCAACATTTGGGATTGCCACCGCAATTGGCTTTCAGGCCATCAATAAAAACGAGGCTGTTATCACGGGCGATTTTGTAATGAAGGCTGAAGAAGTAAATGCGGTCATTACAGAATTGGCAAAAAACAATATTGAAGTTGCAGCACTCCATAACCATATGCTTTTTGAGAAGCCCCGATTGTTTTATATGCATTTTTGGGCCAAGGGAAACCCGGAAGAACTTGCAAAAGGATTTAAGGCTGCATTAGATCAGACTTCTTCCGTGCAATAA
- a CDS encoding single-stranded DNA-binding protein, whose product MSTLKNHVQLIGNVGQEPQITNLESGKKVARLSLATNEYYKDAKGEKVQSTEWHTIVAWGKTAEIIEKYAGKGKEIGVTGKLKSRSYEDKDGIKRYVTEVEANEILLLGAKNGTNSAE is encoded by the coding sequence ATGAGCACTTTAAAAAATCACGTACAGTTGATCGGAAACGTTGGCCAAGAGCCACAGATCACGAACCTTGAAAGCGGTAAAAAGGTAGCCCGTCTTTCACTCGCCACGAACGAGTATTACAAAGATGCCAAAGGCGAGAAAGTCCAAAGTACCGAATGGCACACGATTGTGGCCTGGGGCAAAACTGCCGAAATCATCGAGAAATATGCCGGAAAGGGCAAGGAAATCGGGGTAACGGGAAAACTAAAATCCCGAAGCTACGAGGACAAGGACGGTATCAAAAGATACGTTACCGAAGTGGAAGCCAACGAAATCCTTTTGTTGGGAGCTAAAAACGGTACTAATTCTGCCGAGTAA
- a CDS encoding DUF6876 family protein, whose product MKAQVKEIKDGLQHFHGSETVFQIPLLRTRYTNGLKYLAEAAECFWLITDTSAFAKTLMDKSYFITIDFQRLPKERQDYSGYEAEITYSDGNGNIFGKHGYRITDFPLDELRLFFVDNTLMLPNEY is encoded by the coding sequence ATGAAAGCACAAGTTAAAGAAATCAAAGACGGATTACAACATTTTCACGGATCGGAAACCGTGTTTCAAATCCCATTATTAAGAACCCGTTACACCAACGGACTGAAATATTTGGCGGAAGCTGCGGAATGTTTTTGGTTGATAACCGATACCTCTGCATTTGCGAAAACCTTGATGGATAAAAGCTATTTTATAACCATCGACTTTCAAAGGTTGCCCAAGGAAAGACAGGATTATTCTGGGTACGAAGCCGAGATAACGTACAGCGATGGAAACGGGAACATTTTTGGAAAACACGGCTATCGAATAACGGATTTTCCACTTGATGAACTGCGGTTATTTTTTGTGGATAATACGTTGATGTTACCGAACGAATATTAA
- a CDS encoding BfmA/BtgA family mobilization protein yields MDSFIGIRFKKETAKRFQQFSRIHFKSHTEAMATMLDFFFYNEISPREKLGPTGRTIEANLKKRINAVIAIMRDMEKTQTKPTVAMIESLFQTEEPVKKPLILEKRFAEEKKKVRFREKRNPNNEL; encoded by the coding sequence ATGGATTCATTTATCGGCATCAGATTCAAAAAGGAAACGGCGAAACGTTTCCAGCAATTTTCAAGAATACACTTCAAATCGCACACCGAGGCAATGGCCACGATGCTCGATTTTTTCTTCTACAACGAAATCTCGCCACGGGAAAAACTGGGCCCGACCGGAAGGACGATCGAGGCCAATTTAAAGAAACGGATCAATGCGGTAATCGCCATTATGCGGGATATGGAAAAGACCCAGACCAAACCCACCGTGGCGATGATCGAATCTCTTTTTCAGACCGAAGAACCTGTGAAAAAACCGTTGATCCTGGAGAAAAGATTTGCGGAAGAAAAGAAGAAGGTACGCTTTCGCGAAAAACGAAATCCTAATAACGAACTGTAA
- the mobB gene encoding MobB family relaxase produces MYITITPQKLGGNYSQSSVDFVGYLEKENQGLEQEDMEHFFNQYYDEISAEEVVKEIDGNGAKLKKKEPKFYSITVSPSKCELNRLQNSSEDLKKYTRELMKDYVAFFNREINGRPVNINDVKYYAKIEHQRMFKGTDKQIRENQPFATKILQLKNEIRNIENGSMEGSVRKRERQIAKLEKQAPHQQDGKRIVQGMSKAGSQSHIHIIVSRKDASNSFSLSPGSKYKASNVEMRGKKVKRGFDRDRFFEQAEKTFDKTFGYQRNFAETYKARKDFIKNPKIYFASLMKLPTNEKVIAFKLMRETGLPIMPSIPTNQAQFALKAFNKLRKGLDVAIKSSSIGI; encoded by the coding sequence ATGTACATCACGATCACACCTCAAAAATTGGGCGGGAACTACTCCCAAAGTTCCGTCGATTTTGTGGGCTATCTGGAAAAGGAAAACCAAGGTCTGGAGCAGGAGGATATGGAACATTTTTTCAATCAATATTACGATGAAATTTCAGCCGAGGAAGTGGTAAAGGAAATTGATGGAAACGGTGCCAAACTGAAAAAGAAAGAACCGAAATTTTATTCGATTACCGTCAGTCCTTCCAAATGCGAATTGAACAGGTTACAGAACAGCAGCGAAGATCTCAAAAAGTATACCCGTGAACTGATGAAGGATTATGTGGCATTCTTCAACCGGGAAATCAATGGGCGACCTGTAAACATAAATGATGTGAAGTATTACGCTAAAATAGAGCATCAACGAATGTTTAAGGGGACAGACAAACAGATCAGGGAAAATCAACCCTTTGCCACCAAAATACTTCAGCTAAAGAATGAAATCCGAAATATTGAAAATGGCTCGATGGAAGGAAGTGTCAGAAAGCGGGAAAGGCAAATCGCAAAATTAGAAAAGCAGGCCCCGCACCAACAGGACGGGAAACGGATTGTGCAGGGAATGTCCAAAGCCGGAAGCCAAAGCCATATCCACATTATCGTAAGCCGCAAGGATGCCAGCAACTCGTTCAGCCTTTCGCCCGGGAGCAAATACAAAGCTTCCAATGTTGAGATGAGAGGAAAAAAGGTCAAACGGGGCTTTGACAGGGACAGATTTTTTGAGCAAGCGGAAAAAACCTTTGACAAAACTTTTGGCTATCAGCGGAACTTTGCGGAAACCTATAAGGCCCGAAAGGATTTTATCAAAAATCCCAAAATCTATTTTGCTTCCCTAATGAAATTGCCCACCAATGAAAAGGTGATCGCTTTCAAGCTGATGCGGGAAACGGGCCTCCCGATAATGCCAAGCATCCCGACCAATCAGGCACAGTTTGCCCTAAAAGCTTTCAACAAGCTGCGCAAGGGTTTGGATGTGGCAATTAAATCAAGTTCAATCGGTATTTAA
- a CDS encoding type IV secretory system conjugative DNA transfer family protein, with the protein MEIDNLFTVLSVIGLTSLLFYSFFRISRYAFALNILLIAGLIFYLSEENRLILTLLYLGCPMMLINTGLYVFLHKTDKPKNDDSKYRVNFATDNGSFKLENVKRGASVIGSAGSGKTESVVYGFLKHFRKEGFCGIIHDYKDFELTEMAHPLFKDSDIPFKVISFDKIIHRVNPIAPRYLENEESVNEVSRVLIENLLEQRESGATGTTKFFNDAAEGLIGGLIWKLKTTYPQFCTLPHLIAIYQYLDTDSLIQFLETNTTSKAMADAFISGKDSDRQTAGVKSTLANALKRISTQRIFMALSADEVPLNINNEENPAVISIVNNPKFETSYSPVIATIIHTITKQMSVRNSRPSFLLMEEAPTIRLLNMHRIPATLRSYDIATIYVMQDKIQNDMMYGDKASKAILSNLSYQFFGKVNDPDTAKYYERFFEIIKDPTKSISRGHNLDFDTRITTGEKEIPKIRADVFFRLKQGEFITYADGKDKKVQFKLSKINRKLPEEAKQYSIADMNANFERVYEEVRSIFK; encoded by the coding sequence ATGGAAATAGATAATCTTTTTACAGTACTCTCGGTTATTGGCTTGACCAGTTTACTATTTTATTCGTTTTTCAGGATCAGTCGGTATGCGTTCGCACTGAATATACTGCTAATCGCAGGTCTGATTTTTTATCTTTCCGAAGAAAATCGGTTGATATTGACCCTGCTTTATTTAGGTTGTCCGATGATGCTAATTAATACAGGACTGTACGTTTTTTTGCACAAAACGGACAAGCCAAAAAATGACGATAGTAAATACCGCGTTAATTTTGCCACAGATAACGGAAGTTTTAAACTGGAAAACGTAAAACGTGGGGCATCTGTTATCGGCTCTGCCGGAAGTGGCAAGACCGAAAGCGTGGTTTATGGTTTTTTAAAACATTTCCGTAAAGAAGGATTTTGCGGAATTATCCACGACTATAAGGATTTTGAACTGACCGAAATGGCGCACCCACTTTTTAAGGATAGCGATATCCCATTTAAGGTTATTTCTTTTGATAAAATCATCCACAGGGTAAATCCTATTGCGCCACGCTATTTAGAGAACGAGGAAAGCGTAAACGAAGTGTCAAGGGTATTAATCGAAAACCTTTTAGAACAAAGAGAAAGTGGCGCTACCGGAACAACAAAATTCTTTAATGATGCTGCGGAAGGTTTGATTGGTGGGTTGATTTGGAAACTGAAAACCACCTATCCACAGTTCTGTACACTTCCCCATTTGATTGCCATTTACCAATATCTGGACACGGACAGCCTTATCCAATTTTTAGAAACCAACACCACATCGAAGGCGATGGCAGATGCTTTTATTAGTGGAAAGGATTCCGATAGGCAGACCGCAGGCGTTAAAAGCACGCTGGCCAATGCGCTGAAACGAATTAGTACACAACGGATTTTTATGGCTTTGTCAGCAGATGAAGTACCGCTCAATATCAATAATGAGGAAAATCCAGCAGTAATTTCTATCGTAAATAATCCCAAATTTGAAACGTCTTATTCGCCAGTAATCGCCACCATTATCCACACCATTACCAAGCAAATGAGTGTGCGCAATTCTCGACCATCATTCTTATTGATGGAAGAAGCACCGACCATTCGACTATTGAATATGCATCGCATTCCTGCAACGTTGCGTAGCTATGATATAGCGACCATCTACGTGATGCAGGACAAAATTCAGAACGATATGATGTATGGCGACAAGGCAAGCAAAGCGATTCTCAGTAATTTATCCTATCAGTTTTTCGGAAAGGTCAACGACCCGGACACCGCTAAATATTACGAACGCTTTTTTGAAATCATCAAGGATCCAACCAAAAGTATAAGTCGTGGTCATAACCTTGATTTTGACACCCGAATTACTACAGGCGAAAAGGAAATACCGAAAATACGGGCTGATGTTTTCTTTAGGTTGAAACAAGGCGAATTCATTACCTATGCTGATGGGAAGGATAAGAAAGTGCAGTTCAAACTATCTAAAATAAACAGGAAACTACCAGAAGAAGCCAAGCAATATTCAATTGCTGATATGAATGCTAATTTTGAGCGTGTTTATGAAGAAGTGCGGTCGATATTTAAATAA